The Terriglobus tenax genome contains a region encoding:
- a CDS encoding glutaredoxin family protein, with amino-acid sequence MELTVYSAAWCRDCREAKRFLTKHNIPFTEIDIEATPGASDEVLRNVGKRAIPQFVLNGKWIQPYRPGEGFLHDEMAELFGVQE; translated from the coding sequence ATGGAGCTTACTGTCTACTCCGCAGCCTGGTGCCGCGACTGCCGCGAGGCCAAGCGCTTCCTCACGAAGCACAACATCCCCTTCACCGAGATCGACATCGAGGCCACCCCCGGCGCCTCCGACGAGGTCCTGCGCAACGTCGGCAAACGCGCCATCCCGCAGTTCGTCCTCAACGGCAAATGGATCCAGCCCTACCGCCCCGGCGAAGGCTTCCTCCACGACGAAATGGCCGAACTCTTCGGCGTCCAGGAATAA
- a CDS encoding glycosyltransferase family 2 protein, which translates to MRPSVIILAYNSADSLPATLASVSALTDDIHVVDSGSTDGTPELAKAAGAQVLHHAFESYGAQRNWAIANCPIKYGWQLHLDADERLTPELATEIAALPEQSTTDGFFLPRYLQFLGRILRHGGMSPTWHMRLFQSGKGSCEVREYDQHFICTGTTSQLKYSMIDDIRMPLTEWTYRHNRWSDAEVREQLKGETAGRVGAKMTGNVIEKKRALREMYNNLPYFVRPFGLWFYRYVVRLGFLDGMEGFIFYTLQTFWFRFLIDAKLWEARNAKQ; encoded by the coding sequence TTGCGGCCTTCGGTCATTATTCTGGCGTATAACTCCGCCGATTCGCTGCCAGCTACGCTGGCCAGTGTCTCTGCGCTGACAGATGACATCCATGTTGTCGATTCGGGCAGCACAGACGGCACTCCGGAGCTGGCAAAAGCCGCTGGTGCGCAGGTGCTGCACCATGCCTTTGAGAGTTATGGCGCACAGCGCAACTGGGCCATTGCCAACTGCCCGATCAAGTATGGCTGGCAACTGCACCTGGATGCCGACGAACGGCTGACTCCGGAGCTGGCCACGGAGATTGCCGCGTTGCCGGAACAGAGCACAACCGATGGCTTCTTTCTGCCGCGTTATCTGCAGTTCCTTGGCCGGATTTTGCGGCACGGAGGCATGTCGCCCACCTGGCACATGCGTTTGTTCCAGTCCGGCAAGGGAAGCTGCGAGGTGCGCGAGTATGACCAGCACTTCATCTGTACGGGCACCACATCGCAGTTGAAGTACTCCATGATTGACGACATCCGCATGCCCCTGACGGAGTGGACCTACCGGCATAACCGGTGGTCCGATGCCGAGGTGCGTGAGCAGTTGAAAGGCGAGACTGCCGGCCGCGTTGGCGCGAAGATGACGGGCAACGTGATTGAGAAAAAGCGCGCCCTGCGCGAGATGTACAACAACCTGCCGTACTTCGTGCGTCCCTTCGGCCTGTGGTTCTATCGATACGTGGTTCGCCTGGGATTTCTGGATGGTATGGAGGGGTTCATCTTCTACACGCTGCAGACCTTCTGGTTCCGCTTCCTGATTGATGCCAAGCTATGGGAAGCGCGCAACGCCAAGCAGTAG
- a CDS encoding ABC transporter ATP-binding protein, with product MQQAIIRAERVEKYYSQPSENRIQVISPTDLSIVPGEIIALLGPSGSGKSTLLRMLTGLSTPSAGQVYWHEKPIQTADVNVSIVFQSFALFPWLTVLENIEAPLKARGVEAGTRRKRSLKILDTVGLDGFQAAYPKELSGGMRQRVGFARALVVEPEVLFMDEPFSALDVLTAENLRSELLELWHKKTIPTKSIFIVTHNIEEAVLLADRIIVLGRNPGHIRTDFRVNLPHPRDRKAAAFTQLVDYIYKVLTQPEAPAPALPNINGKRVRDQREMKYQMLPHARPGGIAGLLEFLLDHGGKADIYRLADDLAFEIDDLLPIVEASSILKFLTVTEGDAAITPLGAEYANAEILRQKEIFREAAVENVLLLRQIVRALNSKSDHTVPEDFFHDTLDEVFSEEETTRQLETAINWGRYAEIFDFDSTRRRFTLPEAALAEPEGDFSDIEEEEKREAGR from the coding sequence ATGCAGCAAGCTATCATTCGCGCTGAGCGCGTCGAGAAATACTATTCCCAACCGAGCGAGAACCGCATCCAGGTTATCTCGCCGACCGACCTCTCCATTGTTCCCGGAGAGATCATTGCCTTGCTTGGCCCCTCCGGCTCCGGCAAGTCGACACTGCTGCGCATGCTTACCGGCCTCTCCACCCCCTCTGCCGGGCAGGTTTACTGGCACGAGAAGCCCATTCAGACCGCCGACGTCAACGTCAGCATCGTCTTCCAGTCCTTCGCGCTCTTCCCCTGGCTGACCGTGCTCGAAAACATTGAGGCACCTCTGAAGGCTCGCGGCGTCGAAGCAGGTACCCGCCGTAAACGCTCCCTCAAAATTCTCGACACCGTCGGTCTCGATGGCTTCCAGGCCGCCTACCCCAAGGAACTCTCCGGCGGTATGCGCCAGCGCGTCGGCTTTGCCCGTGCTCTCGTTGTTGAGCCGGAAGTCCTCTTCATGGATGAACCCTTCTCCGCCCTTGACGTACTCACGGCCGAGAACCTGCGTTCGGAACTGCTCGAGCTCTGGCACAAGAAGACCATCCCCACCAAGTCGATCTTCATCGTTACGCACAACATTGAAGAAGCCGTTCTGCTGGCCGACCGCATCATCGTGCTTGGCCGCAACCCCGGCCACATCCGCACGGACTTCCGTGTGAACCTGCCGCATCCGCGTGACCGCAAGGCCGCCGCCTTCACCCAGTTGGTGGATTACATCTACAAGGTGCTCACGCAGCCGGAAGCACCCGCTCCAGCGCTGCCCAACATCAACGGCAAGCGTGTTCGCGACCAGCGCGAGATGAAGTACCAGATGCTGCCCCACGCACGTCCCGGGGGCATCGCCGGTCTGCTTGAGTTCCTGCTCGATCACGGCGGCAAGGCCGACATCTACCGTCTGGCCGACGACCTCGCCTTTGAGATCGATGACCTGCTCCCCATCGTTGAAGCTTCGTCCATCCTCAAGTTCCTGACCGTCACCGAGGGAGACGCCGCCATCACACCGCTTGGAGCGGAATACGCCAACGCCGAGATCCTCCGTCAGAAGGAGATCTTCCGCGAGGCCGCCGTTGAGAACGTTCTGCTGCTGCGCCAGATTGTCCGCGCCCTGAACTCCAAGTCGGACCACACCGTCCCGGAAGACTTCTTCCACGACACCCTCGACGAAGTCTTCTCAGAAGAAGAAACCACCCGGCAGCTCGAAACCGCCATCAACTGGGGCCGTTACGCCGAGATCTTCGACTTCGATTCCACCCGCCGCCGCTTCACCCTTCCAGAAGCCGCACTCGCGGAACCCGAAGGCGACTTCTCTGATATCGAGGAGGAGGAGAAGCGGGAGGCCGGACGATGA
- a CDS encoding ArdC family protein, with translation MLTHRVGVTTRHPQMGTVALTNYLTAMSRFHNYSFGNVLEIARQMPAATKVAGFWTWKNMGRSVKAGQKGIRILAPIVGVRRKKDEEAQKDITKQNELVLLGFRDAYVFDISQTEGVDLPTLREVSGDPGEHLERLAAFVRSRGIQLTYSDDLHGALGASYGGRIAILSGQSKAEEFSCLVHETAHELLHRAERRTATTKTVRETEAEAVAFVVGKAVGLVTSTASADYIALYHGNASLLAESLEVIQQTACLIIAALEPPITENEESQAPEEMAA, from the coding sequence ATGCTTACGCATCGGGTTGGCGTTACGACGCGTCACCCCCAAATGGGAACTGTAGCCCTCACCAACTACCTGACCGCAATGAGCCGCTTCCATAACTATTCCTTCGGGAACGTCCTCGAAATCGCGCGACAAATGCCCGCAGCCACAAAAGTAGCCGGGTTCTGGACGTGGAAGAACATGGGGCGTTCGGTGAAGGCCGGACAGAAAGGTATCCGCATTCTTGCCCCCATCGTTGGCGTTCGCCGTAAGAAGGATGAGGAAGCACAGAAGGACATCACGAAGCAAAACGAACTTGTCTTGCTTGGATTCCGCGATGCCTATGTTTTCGATATTTCGCAGACCGAAGGCGTAGACCTGCCAACCCTGCGCGAAGTCTCCGGCGACCCCGGCGAGCACTTGGAACGGCTGGCCGCTTTCGTGCGTTCGCGCGGCATCCAGCTCACCTATAGCGACGACCTGCATGGCGCGTTAGGCGCAAGCTATGGCGGACGCATCGCGATTCTCTCCGGCCAGTCGAAGGCCGAAGAGTTTAGCTGTCTTGTCCACGAAACGGCACATGAACTTTTACATCGCGCCGAACGCCGCACTGCCACCACCAAGACGGTACGCGAAACAGAAGCCGAGGCCGTGGCTTTCGTTGTCGGTAAGGCCGTTGGGTTGGTGACTTCCACCGCTAGCGCGGACTACATCGCCTTGTACCATGGCAATGCCTCACTGCTGGCCGAATCGCTCGAAGTCATCCAGCAGACCGCATGCCTCATCATTGCCGCACTGGAGCCGCCCATCACGGAGAACGAAGAGAGCCAGGCTCCTGAAGAGATGGCAGCATAA
- a CDS encoding response regulator, translating to MTETTGNQSRAKVLVADDEQVIANTLAIILNQAGFEAKAVYSGEKAVEALDSFRPDMLISDVIMTGMTGIEAAIETRARLPQCKILLFSGQAATADLLDKARSQGHEFEILAKPVHPTDLLAKLRG from the coding sequence ATGACAGAGACCACAGGGAATCAGTCCCGCGCCAAAGTTCTGGTAGCTGATGACGAGCAGGTAATCGCGAATACGCTCGCCATCATCCTGAATCAGGCTGGTTTTGAAGCGAAGGCCGTGTATAGCGGCGAGAAGGCTGTTGAGGCACTGGACTCATTCCGTCCGGACATGCTGATCAGCGATGTGATTATGACCGGTATGACCGGTATTGAAGCAGCCATTGAGACGCGTGCGCGTCTTCCGCAGTGCAAGATCCTGCTGTTCAGCGGACAGGCAGCCACTGCCGATCTGCTGGATAAGGCACGCAGCCAGGGCCACGAGTTTGAAATTCTGGCAAAGCCGGTGCATCCGACCGACCTGCTGGCCAAGCTGCGCGGCTAA
- a CDS encoding glycosyltransferase, translating into MRILHIIRTINPEAGGPIEGVRTLIRYRDLGYHGEVVTQDDPNAPYLKGLDFPVHALGPVNSTYGYTSKMIPWMKANRHRFDGAVVNGLWNYGGFAAYRALAGHLPYVVFPHGMLDPYFKSAYPLKHLKKLLYWLPTEYWVLRAANYVLFTSRAEKELAEKTFPVWSWTPHIVPYGADHPRISKEDAQRVFFEHAPELRDKRFLLFLGRIHPKKGVDLMIEAFTQTAHLDPDLHLVVAGPDQVNWRPELQAMVNSAGLTSRVHWPGMLKGDLKWGAFYASEAFILPSHQENFGIAVAEALACGKPVLLSDQVNIAGDIKADYAGIVEQDTLQGTLNLFNRWRELSPEDRARMYQQASSTFSTRYDMRENAKTILRLFEEAKAK; encoded by the coding sequence ATGCGCATTCTGCACATCATTCGGACGATCAATCCGGAGGCCGGCGGCCCCATTGAGGGTGTTCGCACGCTGATCCGCTACCGGGACCTGGGCTACCACGGAGAGGTCGTCACCCAGGACGACCCCAATGCCCCCTACCTCAAGGGGCTCGACTTCCCTGTGCACGCCCTCGGCCCCGTCAACTCAACCTACGGCTATACCTCCAAAATGATCCCGTGGATGAAGGCCAATCGCCACCGCTTCGATGGTGCCGTGGTCAACGGCCTTTGGAACTATGGCGGCTTTGCAGCATACCGAGCACTCGCCGGCCATCTGCCCTACGTCGTCTTCCCCCACGGCATGCTTGACCCCTACTTCAAGTCGGCATACCCGCTCAAGCATCTCAAGAAGCTGCTTTACTGGCTCCCTACCGAATACTGGGTTCTGCGCGCAGCCAACTACGTTCTCTTCACCTCCAGGGCAGAGAAGGAACTGGCCGAAAAAACCTTCCCTGTATGGAGTTGGACCCCGCACATCGTTCCCTACGGCGCAGATCATCCCCGCATCAGCAAGGAAGATGCCCAGCGCGTCTTCTTCGAACATGCGCCCGAGCTGCGGGATAAGCGCTTCCTGCTCTTCCTTGGCCGCATCCACCCGAAGAAGGGCGTCGACCTGATGATCGAAGCCTTCACGCAGACCGCGCATCTCGATCCGGATCTCCACCTCGTCGTCGCCGGTCCTGACCAGGTCAACTGGCGCCCTGAGCTGCAGGCCATGGTCAATTCGGCCGGACTCACCAGCCGCGTTCACTGGCCCGGCATGCTGAAGGGGGATCTGAAGTGGGGAGCCTTCTACGCCAGCGAGGCCTTCATCCTTCCCTCGCACCAGGAGAACTTCGGCATCGCCGTTGCCGAGGCGCTCGCCTGCGGCAAGCCTGTGCTCCTCTCGGATCAGGTCAACATTGCCGGCGACATCAAGGCCGACTACGCTGGCATCGTGGAGCAGGATACCCTGCAGGGAACGCTCAATCTCTTCAACCGCTGGCGCGAGCTCTCGCCTGAAGACCGGGCGCGCATGTACCAGCAGGCTTCCAGCACCTTCAGCACGCGCTACGATATGCGGGAGAACGCGAAGACAATCCTCCGCCTGTTCGAAGAAGCAAAAGCGAAGTAA
- a CDS encoding LbetaH domain-containing protein, whose product MARQIDYKSTLTVAADGHEDPYLRPSFSLGNRLLRLVWNITWLLLYRTSPRPFHAWRSMLLRLFGAKVGPNCHFYPGSKVWAPWNFVCGEQCTLGDGSEVYNPSVITFAEHVIVSQQGYICGATHDYDDRHFPLLSYRMHFGAYSWICARANVSPGVNVGEGAVLGLASTATRDLEAWGVYAGSPAVKVKDRRNFLHEVK is encoded by the coding sequence ATGGCACGGCAGATCGACTACAAATCGACATTGACGGTTGCGGCGGACGGCCACGAAGACCCCTACCTTCGGCCCTCGTTCTCGCTCGGCAACCGCCTTCTACGCCTGGTGTGGAACATCACGTGGCTGCTGCTCTACCGCACTTCGCCACGCCCTTTCCATGCCTGGCGCAGCATGCTGCTTCGCCTCTTTGGAGCAAAGGTCGGCCCTAACTGCCATTTCTATCCCGGCTCAAAGGTATGGGCTCCGTGGAACTTCGTCTGCGGAGAGCAATGCACCCTGGGCGATGGTTCCGAGGTCTATAACCCTTCCGTCATCACCTTCGCCGAACATGTCATCGTCTCGCAACAGGGCTACATCTGCGGCGCCACGCACGACTACGACGACCGGCACTTCCCCCTGCTCAGCTACCGCATGCACTTCGGCGCGTACTCCTGGATCTGCGCCCGCGCCAATGTCAGCCCAGGCGTCAACGTCGGAGAAGGAGCCGTACTCGGCCTCGCTTCCACCGCAACCCGCGACCTGGAAGCATGGGGAGTCTACGCAGGCTCGCCCGCGGTCAAGGTAAAGGACCGCAGAAACTTCCTGCACGAGGTCAAGTAA
- a CDS encoding redoxin domain-containing protein encodes MNARRLVVLGLAAAITLPAMAVKPGEMAPDFKGTDSNGKTQSVSQYKGKWVVLEWHNQGCPYEQKHYLSGNMESLQKEWTGKGVVWLSIISSARGEQGYVTPAEENEYIRKMKVAATAVVLDPAGKIGHEYEAKTTPHMFVINPEGKVVYMGAIDDQPSPDPSTLKGARNYLNEALTAGMAGKPVAVAATRPYGCSVKYAE; translated from the coding sequence ATGAACGCTCGTCGACTCGTGGTACTGGGCCTGGCAGCAGCCATCACGTTGCCCGCGATGGCGGTAAAACCCGGAGAGATGGCCCCGGACTTCAAGGGGACAGACTCGAATGGTAAGACGCAGTCGGTCTCACAGTACAAGGGCAAATGGGTGGTGCTGGAGTGGCACAACCAGGGATGTCCGTATGAACAGAAGCACTACCTGAGCGGCAACATGGAGTCCTTGCAGAAGGAGTGGACGGGAAAAGGCGTGGTGTGGCTCAGCATTATCTCGTCCGCGCGCGGGGAGCAGGGTTATGTGACTCCGGCGGAAGAGAATGAGTACATCCGGAAGATGAAGGTGGCGGCCACGGCGGTGGTGCTGGACCCGGCCGGGAAGATCGGCCATGAGTACGAGGCGAAGACGACACCGCACATGTTCGTGATCAACCCGGAGGGGAAGGTGGTGTACATGGGAGCGATCGATGATCAGCCTTCGCCGGATCCTTCGACGCTGAAGGGCGCGCGGAATTATTTGAATGAGGCGCTGACGGCGGGGATGGCGGGCAAGCCGGTTGCGGTGGCGGCAACGCGGCCGTATGGGTGTTCCGTGAAGTACGCGGAGTAG
- a CDS encoding ABC transporter permease, translating to MIQLPAGFHLRRDTLARSVVVRRSWPVFLDLCVAGILLAAFYAVVQIARYWNSSPRTDFNISLSPHALPMYAFFSVVRIGIAYLLSLAFALIYGYIAAYTPRLEGLMLAALDILQSIPVLSFLPGVMLAMVALVPGHQLGIEMGAIILIFTGQAWNIAYSFYSSLKSIPRELTEAAHIYNFSPLQRFFNLELPFATIGLIWNSMVSVAGGWFFLMACEMFVLGSRDFRLPGLGSYLQTAAANGDFKAITYGLLTMIAIIVATDQIIWRPLIAWSDKFKFEQTESNNRVSSPLLHLLQHSSALRHLHHRTLRPISELFYRNSYKRRIEHQLHPVQHTKLQRIARIAAAVLLIGIVAFAAMHAVVLLRDIHPAQLGKILLGAGATFLRVFAALLIGSAWTIPAGVAIGLHPRLARIAQPLAQIAASVPATAIFPVLLVALIKAGGGLGIGSIALMLLGTQWYILFNVIAGAIAIPSDLREVGELFRFSTIEKWKVIILPSIFPYLVTGLITASGGAWNASIVAEYFRLKNQTMSTFGLGAQISAATDAGQFPILLWATIVMALIVVTINRLVWRPIYRIAETKYKLSA from the coding sequence ATGATTCAGCTCCCCGCCGGTTTCCACCTCCGCCGCGATACCCTCGCACGCTCCGTCGTCGTACGTCGCAGCTGGCCAGTCTTTCTCGACCTCTGCGTCGCGGGCATTCTGCTGGCCGCCTTCTATGCCGTCGTGCAGATCGCGCGTTATTGGAACTCTTCGCCTCGTACGGATTTCAATATCTCGCTGTCACCACATGCCCTGCCCATGTATGCCTTCTTCTCGGTCGTACGCATTGGCATTGCCTATCTGCTCTCGCTGGCCTTCGCGCTTATCTACGGCTACATCGCTGCCTATACGCCGCGGCTTGAAGGACTGATGCTGGCCGCGCTGGACATCCTGCAGTCCATCCCCGTGCTCAGCTTCCTTCCCGGAGTCATGCTGGCCATGGTCGCGCTCGTACCCGGCCACCAGCTCGGCATTGAGATGGGAGCCATCATCCTCATCTTCACCGGACAGGCATGGAACATCGCCTACAGCTTCTACTCCTCGCTCAAGTCGATTCCGCGCGAGCTGACGGAAGCCGCCCACATCTACAACTTCTCGCCGCTCCAGCGCTTCTTCAACCTGGAACTGCCCTTCGCCACCATCGGCCTCATCTGGAACTCCATGGTCTCGGTCGCCGGTGGATGGTTCTTTCTCATGGCCTGCGAGATGTTCGTGCTCGGCAGCCGCGACTTCCGCCTGCCCGGCCTCGGCAGCTACCTACAGACCGCAGCGGCCAACGGCGACTTCAAAGCCATCACCTACGGCCTGCTTACCATGATCGCCATCATCGTCGCCACGGACCAGATCATCTGGCGACCCCTGATCGCATGGAGCGACAAGTTCAAGTTCGAACAGACGGAGAGCAACAACCGCGTCTCCTCGCCCTTGCTGCACCTGCTGCAGCACTCCTCTGCCCTGCGCCATCTGCACCATCGCACGCTTCGCCCCATCAGCGAGCTCTTCTACCGCAACTCCTACAAGCGGCGGATTGAACATCAACTCCATCCCGTGCAGCATACAAAGCTGCAACGCATCGCCCGCATCGCGGCAGCGGTACTTCTCATCGGCATCGTTGCCTTCGCCGCCATGCACGCCGTCGTTCTGCTCCGTGACATCCATCCGGCACAGCTCGGCAAGATCCTGCTTGGCGCCGGAGCCACTTTCCTGCGTGTCTTTGCCGCCCTGCTCATTGGGTCCGCCTGGACCATCCCCGCAGGTGTCGCCATCGGCCTGCACCCGCGCCTGGCACGCATCGCGCAACCCCTGGCGCAGATCGCCGCCTCCGTGCCCGCCACGGCCATCTTCCCCGTGCTTCTGGTGGCGCTCATCAAGGCAGGTGGCGGACTCGGCATCGGCTCCATCGCTCTGATGCTGCTCGGCACGCAGTGGTACATCCTGTTCAACGTCATCGCCGGAGCCATCGCCATTCCCAGCGATCTCCGCGAGGTCGGCGAACTCTTCCGCTTTTCTACCATCGAGAAATGGAAGGTCATCATCCTGCCGTCCATCTTCCCCTACCTGGTCACGGGCCTCATTACGGCCAGCGGCGGAGCGTGGAACGCGAGCATCGTCGCCGAGTACTTCCGGCTGAAGAACCAGACCATGTCCACCTTCGGCCTTGGCGCACAAATCTCCGCCGCCACTGACGCCGGCCAGTTCCCCATCCTGCTCTGGGCCACCATCGTCATGGCGCTGATCGTCGTCACCATCAACCGCCTGGTCTGGCGCCCCATCTACCGCATCGCAGAAACCAAGTACAAGCTCAGCGCATAG
- a CDS encoding polysaccharide biosynthesis/export family protein: MKLTMPFLKAPSMNAKIAAAALLTLALATTPSAVAQFSGPAPGNESGVNRPLQITTDPALLFPADREPVLSPGDLLTVHIFGVTGTDDYSPVARVSLDGAIALPLAGVVHVQGLTLRQGADAIAQRLVAAGMYRNPQVTLLVTESPNQVVTVTGETHGIVPVVGKRRLLDALSVAGGLTPTSSHVITILRPGQDVPMNVDLGNDPVASTMANVPLFAGDTVIVSRTGVVYALGAFRTQSAIPLTGNTPLTVLQAITIAGGPNYEGNRADTRIIRTQGTHRVEVKVNMSRVLAGKDPDPVLQSDDILYLPTSALKAAIRAGGIATLMGIAQLSSYITLNSR; encoded by the coding sequence ATGAAACTGACCATGCCGTTTCTCAAAGCGCCCTCGATGAACGCGAAGATCGCCGCCGCCGCTCTGTTGACCCTCGCTCTCGCAACCACGCCATCTGCTGTGGCCCAGTTCTCCGGCCCCGCGCCTGGCAATGAGAGCGGAGTCAATCGGCCGCTGCAGATCACGACCGATCCCGCGCTCCTGTTCCCGGCAGACCGCGAGCCCGTCCTCAGCCCCGGCGATCTTCTGACCGTACACATCTTCGGCGTCACCGGCACGGATGATTACAGTCCGGTAGCGCGCGTCTCTCTGGACGGCGCAATTGCCCTTCCGCTGGCGGGCGTCGTGCATGTGCAGGGACTCACCCTGCGCCAGGGAGCTGATGCCATCGCCCAACGTCTCGTTGCGGCCGGCATGTACCGCAACCCACAGGTCACCCTCCTCGTGACCGAGTCTCCTAACCAGGTCGTGACCGTCACCGGCGAAACCCACGGCATCGTCCCGGTTGTAGGTAAGCGACGTCTTCTGGACGCTCTCTCTGTGGCGGGTGGCCTTACTCCCACCTCCAGCCATGTCATCACCATTCTGCGCCCCGGCCAGGATGTTCCCATGAACGTCGACCTCGGCAACGATCCGGTCGCCAGCACCATGGCCAATGTGCCCCTCTTTGCCGGGGACACCGTCATCGTCTCCAGGACCGGTGTTGTGTATGCCCTGGGAGCCTTCCGGACGCAAAGCGCGATTCCTCTGACCGGCAATACACCGCTTACCGTATTGCAGGCAATTACCATTGCCGGCGGCCCCAACTACGAAGGCAACCGTGCGGATACCCGTATTATTCGCACGCAGGGAACCCATCGGGTCGAAGTCAAGGTCAATATGTCCCGTGTCCTTGCAGGCAAGGATCCGGACCCCGTACTGCAGTCAGACGACATCCTTTATCTGCCGACCAGTGCCCTCAAAGCCGCCATTCGCGCGGGTGGCATCGCCACTCTCATGGGCATTGCTCAGCTCTCGTCCTACATCACCCTCAACAGTCGGTAA
- a CDS encoding glycosyltransferase family 4 protein, translating into MSSRRTLRLAYLVTHPIQYQAPLLRRISQEPDIDLTVYFGSDFSVRGYKDQGFGVEVKWDVPLLEGYKYEFLPRILDNVGSPGHLRPLNRGFLSRLSKQDVLWTHGYSSLNAIQAMLAAKALDVPVLLRAEPWLADRPRAGWKLAAKKVFFRALQNLVDATLPIGTLNSQYWTYYFGDDTPQFLFPYAVDNSYFQQRALPAREGRARLQQEFNLDPSRPVILFASKLQTRKHCDHLLEAYLRLAPAPGVDPHPYLVIVGDGEQRAQLEASVKQAGCTSVRFAGFRNQAELPGFFDLSSVFVLPSRHEPWGLIVNEVMNAGRAVVVSTDVGSQPDLVTDGVEGCVFPVGDIDALTDALRRVFATPETPAAMGHAALERINHWSFEEDVRGLRQALAHVTGNFIA; encoded by the coding sequence GTGTCCTCCAGACGCACGCTCCGTCTTGCGTACCTGGTCACGCACCCGATCCAGTATCAGGCCCCCCTGCTCCGCCGTATCTCGCAGGAGCCGGATATTGACCTGACCGTCTATTTCGGTTCGGATTTTTCCGTCCGTGGCTACAAAGACCAGGGCTTCGGCGTTGAGGTCAAGTGGGATGTCCCTCTGCTCGAGGGATACAAGTACGAGTTCCTTCCCCGCATTCTCGATAACGTCGGCTCTCCTGGCCATCTGCGCCCCCTGAACCGTGGCTTCCTGTCGCGGCTCAGCAAGCAGGACGTCCTGTGGACGCACGGTTACTCCAGCCTCAACGCCATCCAGGCCATGCTTGCCGCCAAGGCGCTTGACGTTCCCGTCCTGCTCCGCGCCGAGCCATGGCTGGCGGACCGCCCGCGTGCGGGCTGGAAGCTCGCCGCCAAAAAGGTCTTCTTCCGCGCCCTGCAGAACCTGGTGGATGCGACTCTGCCCATCGGCACACTCAACAGCCAGTACTGGACTTACTACTTCGGCGACGATACGCCGCAGTTCCTCTTCCCGTACGCGGTCGATAACAGCTACTTCCAGCAGCGTGCCCTGCCCGCACGCGAAGGCCGCGCCAGGCTGCAGCAGGAGTTCAACCTGGACCCCTCCCGTCCGGTCATCCTCTTCGCCTCAAAGCTGCAGACCCGCAAGCACTGCGATCACCTTCTGGAAGCCTATCTTCGCCTTGCTCCTGCACCAGGCGTCGATCCGCATCCCTACCTTGTCATCGTCGGCGATGGCGAGCAACGCGCCCAACTGGAAGCCAGCGTCAAGCAGGCAGGCTGCACCAGCGTTCGCTTTGCCGGCTTCCGCAATCAGGCAGAGCTGCCAGGCTTCTTTGACCTGTCCAGCGTCTTCGTTCTTCCCTCGCGGCATGAGCCCTGGGGCCTGATCGTCAACGAAGTCATGAACGCTGGGCGCGCCGTCGTCGTCTCCACCGATGTCGGCAGTCAGCCCGACCTTGTAACCGATGGGGTCGAAGGCTGCGTCTTCCCTGTTGGCGATATTGACGCTCTTACCGATGCTTTACGCCGTGTCTTTGCGACACCGGAGACACCAGCAGCCATGGGCCACGCAGCACTGGAACGTATCAATCACTGGAGCTTTGAAGAAGATGTGCGTGGGTTACGGCAAGCTCTTGCCCACGTCACAGGAAACTTCATCGCCTGA